The Flavobacterium jumunjinense genome includes a region encoding these proteins:
- a CDS encoding DUF4280 domain-containing protein, protein MSEKHIVVQGAECQCKFSVEPKKDKLKVLSQTKDYANDKDASKKLIATDKEIGQTLEKNTFGKCKLQPTSSDYLPCQAFITKWSGFYEKVTMSNQGKILLEDSKATCPIGGPDCISITKHGQKAEGSSQNANNANEDVHSQLNPMVDIKKVGKEPLKHENIESNSK, encoded by the coding sequence ATGAGCGAAAAACATATTGTGGTACAGGGAGCCGAATGCCAATGTAAGTTTAGCGTAGAACCTAAAAAAGATAAACTTAAAGTTTTATCACAAACAAAGGACTATGCAAATGACAAAGACGCATCGAAAAAACTCATTGCAACCGATAAAGAAATTGGTCAAACTTTAGAAAAGAACACCTTTGGTAAATGTAAACTACAGCCAACAAGTAGTGATTATTTACCTTGCCAAGCCTTTATAACAAAGTGGAGTGGTTTCTATGAAAAAGTTACAATGTCTAATCAAGGAAAAATACTTCTAGAAGATAGTAAAGCCACTTGTCCTATTGGTGGTCCAGATTGTATTTCTATAACCAAACACGGGCAAAAGGCAGAAGGCTCTTCTCAGAATGCTAATAACGCAAACGAAGATGTTCATAGTCAGTTGAATCCGATGGTAGATATTAAGAAAGTAGGTAAGGAGCCACTAAAACACGAAAATATCGAATCAAATTCTAAATAA
- a CDS encoding C40 family peptidase, with the protein MRLIAFLFISSLLISCGSKKNTSIYNDESINPESPENTSNYVVYEPVREEDKVYFANKLGVNKSEILNGKLYSFIKEWEGTRYVYGGETKAGIDCSALMQHLFKRVYNCVLPRTAEEMGLNEKFDLFKSTKHLQEGDLVFFRINNDRMITHVGIYLKNNKFFNANLSGGASISDLKNSYWKKFYVVSGRLKTPASK; encoded by the coding sequence ATGAGACTAATTGCTTTTCTTTTCATTTCGTCTTTATTAATTAGTTGTGGCTCTAAAAAGAACACAAGCATTTATAATGACGAAAGTATTAATCCCGAATCTCCCGAAAACACCAGCAATTATGTTGTTTATGAGCCTGTACGAGAAGAAGACAAAGTCTATTTTGCAAACAAGCTAGGCGTAAACAAGAGTGAAATTTTAAATGGTAAACTCTACTCATTCATTAAAGAATGGGAAGGAACTAGGTATGTTTATGGAGGAGAAACAAAGGCAGGCATTGATTGTTCTGCCCTAATGCAACATTTATTTAAAAGAGTCTACAACTGTGTTCTACCAAGAACAGCGGAAGAGATGGGACTAAATGAAAAATTTGACTTATTTAAATCTACCAAACACCTACAGGAAGGTGATTTAGTATTTTTTAGAATTAATAACGACAGAATGATTACACATGTAGGAATTTACCTAAAAAATAATAAATTTTTCAATGCTAATTTATCTGGTGGCGCTTCAATTTCTGATTTAAAAAACAGTTACTGGAAAAAGTTCTATGTAGTATCTGGTAGATTAAAAACTCCAGCAAGCAAATGA
- a CDS encoding PKD domain-containing protein: MGMFVFGKLKGYFDIKVVLVFLSVFLLSSFVIIINLNNDEECRVREFKVEATSLEVGELIIFSDVSQNAHSWRWYFGDNSQISFRSKVGHIFMKEGEYLIRLIVNNECSIEKLVTIVPKKNAIDNSKMPVFSVASHVLEGEKIDFEDRTEGAKSWEWRFGESGKVDSFDEKCSYMFTSPGVKSISLIVNNDYKHVTVKEIFVVPKKEEKIKIEKYKSDIPHNPFQNIPDAPPEDVNAPVKVSKGPEIGGTDDGKLESLLESVAKGKTSYDNFLKHFCKYNLPIVIYKDAKTSTLREFFNAVKKKGDRVKDVRIQKDTEDCIRVINVDKKHKHYF; the protein is encoded by the coding sequence ATGGGTATGTTTGTTTTTGGGAAACTAAAGGGTTACTTTGATATTAAAGTTGTTCTTGTTTTTTTATCAGTTTTTTTACTTTCAAGTTTTGTTATTATTATTAATTTAAATAATGATGAAGAATGTCGTGTAAGAGAGTTTAAAGTTGAAGCAACATCATTAGAAGTTGGTGAATTGATTATCTTTTCTGATGTTTCTCAAAACGCTCATTCTTGGAGATGGTACTTTGGTGATAATTCGCAAATTTCTTTTAGATCTAAAGTAGGACATATATTTATGAAAGAAGGTGAATACTTAATTCGGTTAATTGTTAATAATGAATGTTCTATAGAGAAGTTAGTAACTATTGTGCCGAAGAAAAATGCAATTGACAATTCTAAAATGCCTGTTTTTAGTGTGGCAAGTCATGTTTTGGAAGGTGAGAAAATTGATTTTGAAGATAGGACTGAAGGTGCAAAATCTTGGGAATGGAGATTTGGGGAAAGTGGCAAGGTGGATTCGTTTGATGAAAAATGCTCTTATATGTTTACTTCTCCTGGGGTGAAAAGTATTTCCTTAATTGTAAATAATGACTATAAGCATGTAACTGTTAAAGAAATCTTTGTTGTTCCTAAAAAGGAAGAGAAAATAAAAATCGAAAAATATAAAAGTGATATCCCTCATAATCCATTTCAAAACATACCAGATGCACCCCCTGAAGATGTAAATGCTCCAGTAAAAGTGAGTAAAGGTCCGGAAATTGGAGGTACAGATGATGGGAAATTAGAAAGTCTTCTTGAATCTGTTGCTAAAGGTAAAACGAGTTATGATAATTTTCTAAAACATTTTTGTAAGTATAATTTGCCAATTGTTATCTATAAAGATGCTAAAACGAGTACTTTAAGAGAATTTTTTAATGCTGTTAAGAAAAAAGGTGATAGGGTTAAAGATGTTAGGATTCAGAAAGATACAGAAGATTGTATTAGGGTGATTAATGTTGATAAAAAGCATAAACATTATTTTTAA
- a CDS encoding T6SS phospholipase effector Tle1-like catalytic domain-containing protein translates to MSINVSFSDYSPPEPPKGTISLNIGIFFDGTLNNKNNTQEKLNNSEHFKKNGVDKKQSSSYYNDKSNVARLWEFYEEPHKIYVEGIGTEDREEDSTMGFAFGTGDTGIRGKVRKGCERISDIVKQEKDNGKASKINVLTFDVYGFSRGAAAARNFVHEISKAKYKARVKTIRRGKSTITQKSDSDGKVTQRDDFPRRGHLGLQLEEKGIEVDIVRVRFLGIYDTVSSYSKYFSVSPNFNDVEELGLNDIGAASNVVHYVAANEHRENFSLTNTNIGIQKSFPGVHSDIGGSYYDGVEVIKEIETSWGKNTSLDPLRERLVNEGWYKSDQLEITGGNLYWALQGTRDLKKTYSYIPLHFMGESCVNKQVKMNKAKLENAYKMSDNPLLVRVKEKLRGYVFGDEKEYLLDNSLSPVERADLLKLRNEYLHWSAKREGIGMDPNSDRNRVYY, encoded by the coding sequence ATGTCAATAAATGTAAGTTTTAGCGACTATTCACCACCTGAACCACCTAAGGGAACTATTAGTTTAAATATTGGTATTTTCTTCGATGGTACGCTTAATAATAAAAACAATACTCAAGAAAAATTAAATAATTCAGAGCATTTTAAGAAGAACGGTGTTGATAAAAAGCAGAGCTCTAGTTACTATAATGATAAGTCAAATGTAGCTCGACTTTGGGAATTTTACGAAGAACCACATAAAATCTATGTAGAAGGAATTGGAACTGAAGATAGAGAAGAAGATTCTACTATGGGTTTTGCTTTTGGAACAGGAGACACAGGTATTAGAGGTAAGGTGAGAAAAGGTTGTGAAAGAATTTCAGATATTGTTAAACAAGAAAAAGACAATGGTAAAGCATCAAAAATTAATGTTTTAACATTTGATGTATATGGTTTTAGTAGAGGAGCTGCCGCAGCAAGAAACTTTGTTCATGAGATAAGTAAAGCAAAATACAAAGCAAGGGTAAAAACTATTAGAAGAGGTAAAAGTACAATTACACAAAAATCCGATAGTGATGGGAAAGTTACACAGCGTGATGATTTTCCGAGAAGAGGTCATTTAGGTTTGCAACTAGAAGAAAAGGGAATAGAAGTAGATATTGTTAGGGTTCGATTTTTAGGTATTTATGATACGGTTTCTTCATATTCTAAATACTTTTCAGTTTCTCCAAATTTTAATGATGTAGAAGAATTAGGATTAAATGATATCGGGGCAGCAAGTAATGTAGTTCATTATGTTGCAGCAAACGAACATAGAGAAAATTTTTCATTGACTAATACAAATATTGGAATACAGAAATCTTTTCCTGGAGTACATTCAGACATTGGAGGAAGTTATTATGATGGAGTTGAAGTTATTAAAGAGATTGAAACTTCTTGGGGTAAAAACACTTCACTAGATCCTTTGAGAGAGCGTCTAGTTAATGAAGGGTGGTACAAGTCAGATCAATTAGAAATTACTGGAGGAAACTTATATTGGGCACTGCAAGGAACAAGGGACCTAAAGAAAACATATAGTTATATTCCTTTGCATTTTATGGGCGAATCGTGTGTGAATAAGCAAGTAAAAATGAATAAAGCTAAGCTTGAGAATGCATATAAGATGTCTGATAACCCTTTATTAGTACGTGTAAAAGAAAAATTGAGAGGATATGTTTTTGGAGATGAAAAGGAATATTTGTTAGACAATTCGTTGTCTCCAGTTGAAAGAGCAGATTTGTTAAAGCTTAGAAATGAATACTTGCATTGGTCTGCTAAAAGAGAAGGTATAGGAATGGACCCAAATAGTGATAGAAATAGAGTCTATTATTAA
- the tssO gene encoding type VI secretion system TssO encodes MDILNKKERFNAFMLFLVMFFITTGVLITAIFFNFKLPLKENEVLKKENDKMNAQFTFNKEFSEKIEEIGKLIDSLDKAPESFQFISQSINYELVELKEKIPNDSVVNPALYENFIITTSEYVNTKKKLFLINDSKKEVDDLKDDLKELQAENKDLANKLQMCEIVSKMNK; translated from the coding sequence ATGGATATTTTAAATAAGAAAGAACGATTCAATGCGTTCATGTTATTTTTAGTAATGTTTTTTATTACAACAGGTGTTTTAATAACAGCGATATTTTTCAATTTCAAGTTACCTCTAAAAGAGAATGAAGTTCTTAAAAAAGAGAATGATAAAATGAATGCTCAATTTACATTCAACAAAGAATTTTCAGAAAAAATTGAAGAAATTGGAAAACTTATCGATTCTTTAGACAAAGCTCCAGAAAGTTTTCAATTCATTTCGCAATCTATAAACTATGAATTAGTAGAATTAAAAGAAAAAATTCCTAATGATAGTGTTGTGAACCCTGCTTTATATGAAAATTTCATTATTACTACCAGCGAATATGTTAACACAAAGAAGAAATTATTTTTAATAAATGATTCTAAAAAAGAAGTAGATGATTTAAAAGATGATTTAAAAGAATTGCAAGCTGAAAATAAAGACTTAGCGAACAAGCTTCAAATGTGTGAAATTGTTAGTAAAATGAATAAATAA
- a CDS encoding GPW/gp25 family protein codes for MKDLYYKIPFDYKKLSNGEDTTKVTIEESLAQFISVIISTIFGEYKYDEEFGTIIWDTDFNLLANPNKLKDMIKESIHEKVNQYEKRLTVTEVTLGVNENTLSYETNIRVKKRLDITVYGVIKNTNEPYYFKSSYYLAPFSFK; via the coding sequence ATGAAGGATCTTTACTATAAAATACCTTTCGACTACAAAAAGTTAAGCAACGGAGAAGACACTACTAAGGTGACTATTGAAGAATCTTTAGCGCAATTTATTTCTGTGATTATTTCTACTATTTTTGGAGAATATAAGTATGACGAAGAGTTTGGAACAATAATTTGGGACACCGATTTCAACTTATTAGCCAATCCAAACAAGTTAAAGGATATGATTAAAGAATCTATTCATGAAAAAGTAAATCAATACGAAAAAAGGTTAACTGTTACTGAAGTTACACTTGGTGTTAATGAAAACACATTGAGTTATGAAACAAACATTCGAGTAAAAAAGAGATTAGATATTACTGTTTATGGTGTTATTAAAAACACCAATGAGCCTTATTATTTTAAAAGCTCTTACTATTTAGCTCCATTTTCATTTAAATAA
- a CDS encoding TssN family type VI secretion system protein → MRKYLNQVNGGEELIYLLLILSFGLIISILIGTKIPKFKQSKKKYFIYVLIQSLLFAIFSIILYNLKETTLNQRFISLQVYMGIAGIFHLKFFHDYFKKFEFEKFLGEVVIAINTVVFIAAFAVVTTKYFGENSFVFYVLTTLLFFILPTLCFKLFEYSISIPVKLHKRWFYPMNDRYPSPKISEMKNIIILNLVFQKKANDDQIINFKVKAPRAIDFGRLFYYFINDYNEKNPNSQINFVDEKNQPYGWYFYTKPKWFSSSEYIDPELAIDTNNIIDGATIICQRI, encoded by the coding sequence ATGAGAAAGTACTTAAATCAAGTTAACGGAGGTGAAGAACTAATATATTTATTATTAATTCTTTCATTCGGCTTAATAATTAGCATATTAATTGGAACTAAAATTCCAAAATTCAAACAATCAAAGAAAAAATATTTTATCTATGTTTTAATACAATCTTTGTTGTTTGCTATATTTTCAATTATTCTTTACAATTTAAAAGAGACAACACTTAATCAACGTTTCATATCTCTACAGGTCTACATGGGTATTGCTGGAATATTTCATTTGAAGTTTTTCCACGATTACTTTAAGAAATTCGAATTTGAGAAGTTTCTTGGAGAAGTTGTGATTGCAATAAATACTGTTGTTTTTATAGCGGCATTTGCTGTTGTAACTACTAAATATTTTGGTGAGAATAGTTTTGTTTTCTATGTATTAACCACTCTATTATTTTTTATATTACCAACATTATGTTTCAAACTATTTGAATATTCAATTTCAATACCTGTTAAGCTACATAAAAGATGGTTTTACCCAATGAATGACAGATATCCTTCACCAAAAATTTCTGAGATGAAAAATATAATCATCTTAAACTTGGTTTTTCAGAAAAAAGCGAACGATGACCAAATAATCAATTTTAAAGTTAAAGCACCTAGAGCAATCGATTTTGGTAGACTTTTTTATTACTTCATTAATGATTACAACGAAAAGAACCCTAATAGTCAGATTAATTTTGTTGATGAAAAGAACCAACCTTATGGATGGTATTTTTATACTAAACCAAAATGGTTCAGCTCATCTGAATATATAGACCCCGAATTAGCAATCGATACAAACAACATAATAGACGGAGCAACAATTATTTGTCAACGCATATAA
- a CDS encoding OmpA family protein → MARGIKKIRWTGEGKVFQSRSNLSTKMVIPPGEFVWFKITEWHTGTTAEDKKKDVSWIWQEHDRNTIIWKRLYPSTFKYAIKLPKKLCGSYSYYLEASLSGKTDSNPTGVYINGLCDKKITASKWCSSVDGSDKRKIPFSYGNNIHLNLETEGLNGDRLIVEIYNIQNLRADKQIHVYTNVKVADGEVNLEIKNTATWQGKINNIQDEEKFYIKVKDQATGQYVLDDNKDDEHARFLRIKNKLVANTPEPPVNNTPLKTGEPSVSEKRYELCKFETMSITETTNKDGKVEQKKVLIFDNGKGAKDVKNEEKPITKTIFFNFDSDVLTKEGLEKLQNTLNFLLVNQHSTITINGYACVIGKMEYNKSLSQKRSDAVKKFFADGKLDSRRIFSTGKGEIRATDNKSGADNLKYKDEKVYVEARRVDVSFKYFGHTAKTIVFETIAPSKDKDLLIDITGFQTNACFRETDKHKKETKITSTEYKAPLVKSGEHITFPIHSALSTWNIAPLQYIWPKWNLVEGAIGNGIDSAEEYNVFIHSCRYFSEKDHSTVLVRAYPDIKWELAFFLNLTNDLSVKWQNQPESKVKELQKKAGKIGAEKRWQQKDASFGFSLKGEWDKGDSGSFNRSKEFKAEYEAKFKKLYGIFSSIGALSEGITSKTKGQIRNIGFKGLPMTIAIKPPNLNIKGTWFLEKTKQKNSTQEVVGTNVDISFNADPLIGLELTIDLLCTAVGLVAGAVSGGTAAPGAVRLYGIIKGKMNTGVDFGNDDFGAKVSSDVFIDLVISSVIKTAIGFSFNTANDTGESKKGKLETTNTLKLELKAGIWVKAEISLVVVKADVYFEVSGKGSASITFGHKVNYDSKGLIYRPQLGFDGLNAEYVIKGKVGLSSKKTVLGTKPESTDEGVISQGKYNEVIPKFDVIKSLEELFGLSADIPLIKN, encoded by the coding sequence ATGGCTAGAGGTATAAAAAAAATAAGATGGACAGGTGAGGGGAAAGTTTTTCAAAGTCGTTCAAACCTTTCAACTAAAATGGTTATTCCGCCAGGAGAATTTGTTTGGTTTAAAATTACTGAATGGCACACAGGAACAACAGCCGAAGATAAAAAGAAAGATGTCTCATGGATTTGGCAAGAGCATGATAGAAATACAATTATTTGGAAGCGATTATATCCATCGACGTTTAAGTATGCGATTAAATTGCCCAAAAAATTATGTGGTTCCTATAGCTATTATTTAGAAGCAAGTTTGTCAGGGAAAACGGATTCGAATCCTACAGGGGTATATATAAATGGACTATGCGATAAGAAGATTACTGCTAGTAAATGGTGTAGTTCTGTTGATGGTTCAGATAAAAGAAAAATTCCATTTTCTTATGGGAATAATATTCATCTCAATTTAGAAACGGAAGGTTTAAATGGAGATAGACTTATTGTTGAAATATATAATATTCAAAATTTACGTGCAGATAAACAAATTCATGTTTATACAAATGTAAAAGTAGCAGATGGCGAAGTCAACTTAGAAATTAAGAATACTGCAACATGGCAAGGAAAGATAAATAATATTCAAGATGAAGAAAAGTTCTATATAAAAGTTAAAGATCAAGCTACTGGGCAATATGTTTTAGATGATAATAAAGATGATGAACATGCTCGTTTTTTAAGGATTAAAAATAAATTAGTAGCAAATACTCCAGAACCACCTGTTAACAATACTCCTTTAAAAACAGGAGAGCCAAGTGTTAGTGAAAAAAGGTATGAGTTGTGTAAGTTTGAAACAATGTCTATAACGGAAACAACCAATAAAGATGGAAAAGTAGAACAAAAAAAAGTATTAATTTTTGATAATGGGAAAGGGGCCAAAGATGTTAAGAATGAAGAAAAGCCGATAACAAAAACAATCTTTTTTAATTTTGATAGTGATGTACTCACTAAAGAAGGTCTTGAAAAATTACAAAACACTTTAAATTTTCTTTTAGTAAATCAGCATTCGACAATAACAATTAACGGATACGCCTGTGTAATTGGAAAAATGGAATATAATAAATCACTTTCTCAAAAAAGAAGTGATGCAGTGAAAAAGTTTTTTGCTGATGGAAAGTTGGATTCTAGAAGAATTTTTTCTACTGGTAAAGGTGAAATTCGGGCTACTGATAATAAAAGTGGTGCAGATAATTTAAAATATAAGGATGAAAAAGTATATGTAGAAGCTAGAAGAGTAGATGTAAGCTTTAAATATTTTGGACATACTGCAAAAACTATTGTATTTGAAACTATAGCTCCTAGTAAAGACAAAGATTTGTTAATCGATATTACTGGTTTTCAGACTAATGCTTGTTTTAGAGAAACGGACAAGCATAAAAAAGAGACAAAAATAACATCTACAGAGTATAAAGCGCCATTGGTTAAGTCTGGTGAGCATATTACATTTCCAATACATTCTGCTTTATCTACTTGGAATATAGCTCCATTACAATATATTTGGCCAAAATGGAATCTAGTAGAAGGAGCTATAGGAAATGGAATTGATTCTGCTGAAGAGTATAATGTTTTTATTCATTCTTGTCGCTATTTTTCTGAAAAAGATCATTCTACAGTTTTAGTAAGAGCCTATCCAGATATTAAATGGGAATTAGCTTTCTTTTTAAATTTAACTAATGATTTAAGTGTCAAATGGCAAAATCAGCCGGAAAGTAAAGTAAAAGAGTTACAGAAGAAAGCAGGAAAGATTGGAGCAGAAAAGAGATGGCAACAAAAAGATGCTTCTTTTGGCTTCAGTTTAAAGGGAGAGTGGGATAAAGGTGATAGTGGAAGTTTTAATAGAAGTAAAGAATTTAAAGCTGAATATGAAGCAAAGTTTAAAAAGTTATACGGAATTTTTTCTTCTATAGGAGCTCTTTCAGAGGGTATTACAAGTAAAACAAAAGGTCAGATTAGAAATATAGGTTTTAAAGGTTTGCCAATGACAATTGCGATAAAACCTCCAAACTTGAATATAAAAGGAACTTGGTTTCTTGAAAAAACTAAACAAAAAAACAGTACACAAGAGGTAGTAGGGACTAATGTGGATATTTCTTTTAATGCAGACCCGTTAATTGGATTAGAGCTTACAATTGATTTATTATGTACAGCTGTTGGATTAGTTGCTGGAGCCGTTAGTGGTGGTACTGCTGCACCTGGAGCCGTTAGACTTTATGGTATTATTAAAGGAAAAATGAATACTGGTGTCGATTTTGGTAATGATGATTTTGGTGCAAAAGTATCCTCAGATGTTTTTATTGATTTAGTCATATCAAGTGTTATAAAAACAGCAATTGGTTTTTCGTTTAATACAGCAAATGATACTGGAGAGTCAAAAAAAGGAAAATTAGAAACAACAAATACATTAAAATTAGAGCTTAAAGCGGGTATTTGGGTGAAGGCAGAAATTAGTTTGGTTGTGGTTAAAGCAGATGTTTATTTTGAAGTAAGTGGTAAAGGTAGTGCTTCAATTACATTTGGGCATAAGGTTAATTATGATTCAAAAGGCCTTATTTATAGGCCACAGTTAGGTTTTGATGGGCTGAATGCCGAGTATGTTATAAAAGGAAAAGTTGGTCTTTCTTCAAAGAAAACAGTACTAGGAACGAAACCTGAAAGTACAGATGAAGGTGTAATATCTCAAGGAAAATATAACGAAGTAATACCTAAATTCGATGTTATAAAAAGTTTAGAAGAATTATTCGGTTTAAGCGCTGATATTCCATTAATTAAAAATTAG
- a CDS encoding AAA family ATPase, whose product MSETTSQIIHIAKQYAKENFNSKYYAAHILKALLNQQFDFLKELDAKGIDVFYLDEWADIRISEYQKANKHSDSPEADSSAIIVLEEAENIEKNSGIDSEFACLLSALLTPGVGFSHDQLKSLPVSPTSIIELYQSGGKIVNPSIDLSNPATTTSKGSNAVSKYCFDRLKTIKKNDTHAIIGRDEELKTITEILNRKLKPHVIITGEPGVGKTALVDGFCKKIASKTILNAFDNATIFEINIGALFAGASYKGEVEDRLQKIFNELKDFEKPILFIDDIHELFDSNQGSGIASIIKSELSKGIITFIGATTQEKFRKTLAKDDALSRRFETLEINEPNEELAFRMITSIIHSYQDHHSFTIDDENQKEAIRLAKRYLKEKSLPDSALDLIDRTMSSLKVAKETIKKEIPDLKIQLEVLKKEEDREDRDEKIQWLFTDILQKTGKLLNETDQSNIQFKTIEEKEEKINFIANLLQELEKLEEQENTVLGTHLSIVVSDITGIPAGKVKSDERERLLDIEKTLKKRVIGQDHAVKVVADAIMESRSGLTKPGQPIGSFFFLGPTGTGKTELAKSLADFLFGDENAIIRLDMSEFKEEHSAALLYGAPPGYVGYEEGGLLVNKIRQKPYSIVLFDEIEKAHKSVFDVFLQILDEGKLHDRLGKEGDFSNSVVLFTSNIGSDYIVKSFEKDIIPKSNDLIQLMTGYFRPEFLGRLTEIIPFAPINVKSVAKIFDIHLKKELLQLLEKLEITLEITEEDKEKISLLGFSPEYGARPIKGTIRNKLKRPLSRMIIANEVVKGSKVTVSLSNEEEINFTITNEGSLL is encoded by the coding sequence ATGTCTGAAACAACATCTCAAATAATTCATATTGCAAAACAATATGCAAAAGAAAATTTTAATTCTAAATATTATGCTGCGCACATACTGAAAGCGCTTTTAAATCAACAATTTGATTTTTTAAAAGAATTAGACGCTAAAGGTATCGATGTCTTCTATTTAGATGAATGGGCTGATATTAGAATTAGTGAATATCAAAAAGCAAATAAACATTCGGATTCTCCAGAAGCCGATTCTAGTGCAATAATAGTATTAGAAGAAGCTGAAAACATTGAAAAAAATTCTGGAATTGATTCTGAGTTTGCATGTCTCCTAAGTGCATTATTAACACCAGGAGTTGGTTTCTCTCATGATCAATTAAAATCATTACCTGTTAGTCCAACAAGTATCATAGAATTATATCAATCTGGCGGAAAAATAGTAAATCCATCAATTGATTTATCAAACCCTGCTACAACCACTTCAAAAGGTTCGAATGCAGTTTCTAAATATTGTTTTGATCGATTAAAAACAATTAAAAAAAATGATACACATGCAATAATTGGTAGAGACGAAGAGTTAAAAACAATTACAGAAATATTAAACAGGAAACTAAAACCACACGTAATCATTACAGGTGAACCGGGCGTTGGAAAAACCGCATTAGTAGATGGATTCTGTAAAAAAATAGCATCAAAAACAATTTTAAATGCTTTTGACAATGCTACAATATTCGAAATAAATATTGGAGCACTTTTTGCGGGTGCTTCCTACAAAGGAGAAGTAGAAGACCGTCTTCAAAAAATTTTTAATGAGTTAAAAGATTTTGAAAAACCTATACTTTTCATTGATGATATTCATGAACTTTTTGACTCAAATCAAGGTTCTGGAATTGCAAGTATTATAAAATCTGAATTATCTAAAGGCATTATTACTTTTATTGGCGCGACAACGCAAGAAAAGTTTAGAAAAACATTAGCAAAAGATGATGCTTTATCAAGAAGATTTGAAACATTAGAAATTAACGAACCAAATGAAGAGCTTGCATTTAGAATGATAACAAGTATTATTCATTCGTATCAAGATCATCATAGTTTCACTATAGACGATGAGAATCAAAAAGAGGCTATTCGACTTGCAAAACGCTATTTAAAAGAAAAATCACTACCCGATTCTGCATTAGACTTAATCGATAGAACAATGTCTTCGTTGAAAGTTGCGAAAGAAACAATCAAAAAGGAAATTCCTGATTTAAAAATTCAACTCGAAGTCTTAAAAAAAGAAGAAGACAGGGAAGATAGAGACGAGAAAATTCAATGGTTATTTACAGATATTCTTCAAAAAACTGGAAAATTATTAAATGAAACAGATCAGAGTAATATCCAATTTAAAACCATAGAAGAGAAAGAAGAAAAAATAAATTTCATTGCTAATCTATTACAAGAACTTGAGAAGCTTGAAGAGCAAGAAAACACAGTTTTAGGAACTCATTTATCTATAGTTGTATCTGATATTACAGGAATTCCAGCTGGAAAAGTAAAATCTGATGAAAGAGAACGATTATTAGATATTGAAAAGACCTTAAAAAAGAGAGTTATTGGTCAGGATCATGCTGTTAAAGTGGTAGCAGATGCTATTATGGAATCGCGTTCAGGACTAACTAAACCAGGACAACCAATTGGATCCTTCTTTTTCTTAGGACCAACAGGAACAGGAAAAACAGAATTAGCTAAATCACTTGCAGATTTTCTATTTGGTGATGAAAATGCTATTATCCGACTAGACATGTCTGAGTTTAAGGAAGAACACTCTGCTGCTTTATTATATGGAGCACCTCCAGGTTATGTAGGTTATGAAGAAGGTGGTTTATTGGTTAACAAAATTAGACAAAAACCCTATTCTATTGTTCTATTTGATGAAATTGAGAAAGCACACAAATCTGTTTTTGATGTTTTTCTTCAAATATTAGATGAAGGTAAATTACATGACCGTTTAGGTAAAGAAGGAGATTTTTCAAACTCAGTAGTTTTATTTACTTCAAATATTGGTTCTGATTATATTGTAAAATCATTTGAAAAAGACATTATTCCAAAATCAAATGATTTAATTCAGTTAATGACTGGATATTTTCGACCTGAATTTTTAGGACGTTTAACCGAAATAATACCTTTTGCACCAATTAACGTTAAGAGTGTTGCAAAAATTTTCGATATACATCTTAAAAAAGAACTTCTTCAATTATTAGAAAAGCTAGAAATTACGCTAGAAATTACTGAGGAAGACAAAGAGAAAATTTCATTACTTGGTTTTAGTCCAGAATATGGAGCGAGACCAATTAAAGGTACAATTAGAAACAAACTGAAAAGACCACTTTCAAGAATGATAATTGCCAACGAAGTAGTTAAAGGAAGTAAAGTTACAGTTAGCCTAAGCAATGAAGAAGAAATAAATTTCACTATCACTAATGAAGGATCTTTACTATAA